The Caloenas nicobarica isolate bCalNic1 chromosome 30, bCalNic1.hap1, whole genome shotgun sequence genome contains a region encoding:
- the LOC135999798 gene encoding olfactory receptor 14J1-like has translation MSNSSSITQFLLLAFTDTRELQLLHFWLFLGIYLAALLGNGLIITTIACDQHLHTPMYFFLLNLALLDLGSISTILPKSMANSLWDTRAISYAGCAAQIFFSIFLFTAEYSMLTIMSYDRYVAICKPLHYGTLLGSRACVHMAAAAWATGFLTALLHAVSTFSLPLCKGNALGQFFCEIPQILKLSCSDAYIREVWLLVVSVCLTFGCFVFIVVSYVQIFRAVLRIPSEQGRHKAFSTCLPHLAVVSLFVSTAMVVYLKPPSISSPSLDLVVSVLYTVVPPAVNPLIYSMRNQELKGALWKLISYCFLKQ, from the coding sequence atgtccaacagcagctccatcacccagttcctcctcctggcattcacagacacacgggagctgcagctcttgcacttctggctcttcctgggcatctacctggctgccctcctgggcaacggcctcatcatcaccaccatagcctgtgaccagcacctgcacacccccatgtacttcttcctgctcaacctcgccctcctcgacctgggctccatctccaccattctcCCCAAATCTATGGCAAactccctctgggacaccagggccatctcctacgcaggatgtgctgcacagatctTTTTCTCTATCTTCTTATTCACAGCAGAGTATTCTATGCTtaccatcatgtcctacgaccgctacgttgccatctgcaaacccctgcactacgggaccctcctgggcagcagagcttgtgtccacatggcagcagctgcctgggccactgggtttctcactgctctgctgcacgcagtcagtacattttcactgccgctctgcaagggcaatgccctgggccagttcttctgtgaaatcccccagatcctcaagctctcctgctcagatgcctacatcagggaagtttggcttcttgtagttagtgtctgtttaacttttggctgttttgttttcattgtggtgtcctatgtgcagatcttcagggccgtgctgaggatcccctctgagcagggacggcacaaagccttttccacgtgcctccctcacctggccgtggtctccctgtttgtcagcaccgCCATGGTTgtctacctgaagcccccctccatctcctccccatctctggatctggtggtgtctgtccTGTAcacagtggtgcctccagcagtgaaccccctcatctacagcatgaggaaccaggagctcaagggtgccctgtggaaactcatatcttattgttttctgaagcaataa